TGGTTAAGGGGCTGTCGAGTCTGGCCCTGGCTACCGGTAACTTTGGTCGTCCCGGCGTCGGCGTCGGGCCTGTCAGGGGGCAGAATAATGTGCAGGGAGCCTGTGATATGGGCGCGCTGCCAAACCTCTTTCCGGGCTATCAGCCGGTGACGGATAACCAGGTGCGGGCGAAGTTTGCCACGGCCTGGGGTGTGGAGTCGCTGAGTGGTAAAGTCGGGCATGCGATTACCGATGTCCCCCATCTGGCGCTGGAAGGCAAGCTACGGGCTTACTGGATCATGGGTGAAGATCCTCTGCAGACGGAGCCGGATTTAGCGCTAATGCGAAAAGCGATGGCGAAGCTGGATCTGGTCATCGTGCAGGACATCTTTATGACCAAAACGGCGGAAATGGCTGACGTAATCCTGCCTGCTACCAGCTGGGGCGAGCATGAAGGTGTCTACACCAGCGCCGACCGGGGCTTCCAGCGCTTTTATAAAGCGGTAGAGCCGCAAGGCAATGTCCTGCCAGACTGGGAGATTATCAGCCGGATGGCGCAGGCGATGGGGTATCCCATGCACTACGCGAACAATGAAGCTATCTGGGATGAGCTGCGGGCGCTCTGTCCACTTTATGCCGGGGCAAGCTGGGGGAAAATGGCTGACCTGGGCTATGTTCAGTGGCCCTGTCCGGATGAATCCCATCCCGGAACGCCTTACCTGTATGAAGGGAATCATTTTTCCCGCCCTTCAGGTAAAGGCATTCTGTTCGCCTGTGACTGGCGCCCACCGGTAGAGCCGGTCGATAAGGAGTGGCCACTGGTGCTGTGCACGGTCAGAGAGGTGGGACACTACAGCTGCCGATCTATGACCGGCAACTGCCATGCGCTGAGTGCCCAGGCCGATGAACCGGGCAGGGTACAGATTAACCTTGAAGATGCGCGAAGTCTGGGCATCAGTCAGGGGGAGCTGGTGTGGATAGTTTCCCGGCGAGGTCGGGTGATCAGCCGTGCGGAGATCGGTGAACGCACTAACCAGGGAGCGATCTATATGACTTACCAGTGGTGGATCGGTGCCTGCAATGAGCTGACTATCGACAGTCTGGATCCGATCGCGAAAACGCCTGAATTTAAATACTGTGCGGTAAGGGTGGAAAAAATTGAGGATGCTGCCTGGGCGGAACAGTACGTGGCAGAGAGCTATCAGCAGATGAAAGCGCGTCTGGCTGAAGCGGCTGAGCCGCTGGGCTGAGAGGAAGAAGCCAGGCCGGGAGGAGAGGCCTTTCTCCCGGCCTGGCAAATATCAGGACCCGGCGTTATTCAGCGCCAGCGATACCGCCAGGGTCTGCGCCAGGCAGAGTGATGCGACCTGTGAACGGAAGCCATCAACCTGGGCTTCACGCACGACAAAGCAGACATCGCTGAAAGCGGCCAGCGGACTGACCTGGCTGTCAGTGATCGCAATCTGATGAGCACCACGTTTGGCACCCAGTTCAACTAATTCCACCGCTTCACGGGCGTAAGGCGAATAGCTGATAGCAATCACTACGTCTTTAGGATTCACCATGCTCAGCTGCTCGGTAAACATGCCGCCCAGGCCATC
This genomic window from Erwinia sp. E_sp_B01_1 contains:
- the fdhF gene encoding formate dehydrogenase subunit alpha; protein product: MDKVTTVCPYCGCGCKIELKIDQGKIISASGAQGVTNEGELCLKGYFGWEFLNNTRLLTPRLQQPAIRRKRGGPFEAVSWEEAIAFASSRLKKIKARHGAESIMVTGSSRGPGNETNYVMQKFVRAVLGSNNIDCCARVCHGPSVAGLQATLGNGAMSNSLKDIEHSDCLLIFGYNAADSHPIVARRILRAKARGAKIIVCDPRYIESARLADLWLPLKNGSNMALVNAFANVLINEGLWNTHYLSQHVEGVAEWQEIVQRYTPEAVEEVTGLKPAQIREAMRLYAGAKNATILWGMGVTQWGQGVDVVKGLSSLALATGNFGRPGVGVGPVRGQNNVQGACDMGALPNLFPGYQPVTDNQVRAKFATAWGVESLSGKVGHAITDVPHLALEGKLRAYWIMGEDPLQTEPDLALMRKAMAKLDLVIVQDIFMTKTAEMADVILPATSWGEHEGVYTSADRGFQRFYKAVEPQGNVLPDWEIISRMAQAMGYPMHYANNEAIWDELRALCPLYAGASWGKMADLGYVQWPCPDESHPGTPYLYEGNHFSRPSGKGILFACDWRPPVEPVDKEWPLVLCTVREVGHYSCRSMTGNCHALSAQADEPGRVQINLEDARSLGISQGELVWIVSRRGRVISRAEIGERTNQGAIYMTYQWWIGACNELTIDSLDPIAKTPEFKYCAVRVEKIEDAAWAEQYVAESYQQMKARLAEAAEPLG